A section of the Macadamia integrifolia cultivar HAES 741 chromosome 9, SCU_Mint_v3, whole genome shotgun sequence genome encodes:
- the LOC122088384 gene encoding 40S ribosomal protein S4-like codes for MARGLKKHLKRLNAPKHWMLDKLGGAFAPKPSSGPHKARECLPLVLILRNRLKYALTYREVIAILMQRQVLVDAKVRTDKTYPSGFMDVVSIPKTNENFRLLFDTKGRFRLHSIKDEEAKFKLCKVRSVQFGQKGIPYLNTYDGRTIRYPDPLIKANDTIKLDLESNKIADFIKFDVGNVVMVTGGRNRGRVGVIKNREKHKGSFETIHIQDATGQEFATRLGNVFTVGKGTKPWISLPKGKGIKLSIIEEARRRLAAQSAATA; via the exons ATG GCACGTGGTTTGAAGAAACATTTGAAGAGACTCAATGCCCCAAAGCATTGGATGTTAGACAAACTTGGCGGTGCCTTT GCTCCAAAGCCATCATCTGGACCCCACAAGGCCAGGGAATGCTTACCCCTTGTTCTTATCTTGAGAAACAGACTGAAATATGCCCTCACATACCGTGAGGTTATTGCTATACTGATGCAACGCCAGGTTcttgttgatgcaaaggttaggACCGATAAGACCTACCCATCCGGATTCATGG ACGTTGTATCAATTCCCAAGACGAACGAGAACTTCCGTCTCCTTTTTGATACCAAGGGCCGTTTCCGTCTGCACTCAATCAAAGATGAAGAGGCAAAG TTTAAGCTTTGCAAGGTGCGCTCTGTGCAATTTGGGCAGAAGGGTATCCCATATCTCAACACCTATGATGGGCGCACAATCCGTTACCCAGACCCTCTCATTAAGGCCAATGACACCATCAAGCTTGACCTCGAGAGCAACAAGATTGCTGACTTCATCAAGTTTGATGTTGGGAATGTGGTCATGGTTACTGGAGGTAGGAACAGGGGCAGGGTAGGAGTTATCAAGAACAGGGAGAAGCACAAGGGAAGCTTTGAGACGATCCACATTCAGGATGCCACTGGCCAAGAGTTTGCCACTCGTTTGGGTAATGTCTTTACTGTTGGCAAGGGTACCAAACCTTGGATATCTCTGCCCAAGGGCAAGGGTATCAAGTTGTCCATCATCGAAGAGGCCAGGAGGCGGCTTGCTGCCCAATCAGCTGCAACTGCTTGA
- the LOC122088930 gene encoding protein OBERON 4-like isoform X1: MKRLRSYDEDLGSIGERGVCKDWGRRDQDSDRSHRRFYSKAENGRKGVSSSSGYDRSIDDDREVSRSFRKQLDHDSDGFERRKSFDRYRDRGDRGMSLSSPRNPYSGERIHRSESFSGSRREFPKGFRSERDRSRREESVSSWRRFGGSKDVDEDTRFNVDTGRGSRVASAERGNVRSPQGSRDVLKSPPCSKDSGGEQSRSTDVKKNEEVHRESGSSSEMEEGELQPEAEGTPAPEGDPKPKQNPNPEHEEPEAEAEPKPESEPNRNAEAPGVCTENCKELENAHAVKSEMDLEKGGKSSAEEKIELKGEDDCDGKREEETQEPVTETVKEIDEVPECLENSNNDTSKEATVADNVGREGENAREDCESVGPCGHMPEDHGRDIATKAEDAEKPLPLEEEREEGKGIDLEAEVKDINFLNSNKEVAKENGAPKVTLNLITDKPTQNFKDKGKSLAVSSYNEANSMDDGLLMEADVVARRDDAMEGPSCRGFELFSSPPATRQEKTNNSGANKQKDEMLKMEPLELSLGLPNVSLELHSHDPKPASGSPSRQRSVQSVPSTFWTGSDGFTASISFSGSQQFVHNPSCSLTQNSFDNYEQSIGSHPIFQGVDQISHGSWQGQLSNESKRKEVPLYPRILLNGTASQSSQGILNHKTMQVEDHHRISEGTSGVPVALDCQSSRPRQLTGVPSRNQDEIKSPAHSVGSLEARPEYRKDKKREKRGGSLFRSSSQKEIEQLVVGGTGFVERIIAMIILEPLQVMAKRIHEMTEQSIACLKESACEMIVNEDKHGQLRTYQEALQSRSDLTLETLSKCNRAQLEILVAFKTGLQDFLYRAKDSPLPDLAEIFLNSKCRNLACRSPLPVDECDCKVCVQKSGFCSACMCLVCSKFDMASNTCSWVGCDFCLHWCHTSCGLREYYIRNGHSVTGAQGTTEMQFHCLACNHPSEMFGFVKEVFKTCAREWKAETLSKELQYVKRIFSASNDVRGKQLHDAAEKMRARLEHDKSNLSEVYNQIMEFLTVAETDSRFGNISTSGKEQPHRNLELSTGVFGPSQEAMWLASVSAEKTTPQLENASSGVPSLDWDRVGCLNDDSQLQKSAEKKPVIDELESVVRIKQAEAKMFQVRADDARRDAEGLKRIAIAKNEKIEEEYRSRITKLRLVESEERRRQKLEELESLERAHREYFNMKMRIEAEIRDLLLKMETAQRNLTT; encoded by the exons ATGAAAAGGTTGAGATCTTATGATGAGGATCTCGGTTCGATTGGAGAGAGAGGGGTTTGCAAAGATTGGGGTCGAAGGGATCAAGACTCGGACCGTTCACATCGGCGATTTTATTCGAAAGCTGAAAATGGTCGGAAAGGTGTATCTTCTTCGTCTGGGTATGATCGATCCATAGACGATGATCGTGAGGTTTCCAGATCATTTCGGAAGCAATTGGATCATGATTCTGATGGTTTTGAGAGGAGGAAGAGCTTTGATCGTTATCGGGATCGCGGTGATAGGGGTATGTCACTTTCGTCGCCTCGGAATCCCTATAGTGGTGAGAGGATTCATCGGTCGGAGAGCTTCTCTGGCTCTAGGCGGGAGTTCCCAAAGGGGTTTAGGTCAGAGAGGGATCGGTCACGGCGTGAAGAGAGTGTTTCATCGTGGCGGAGGTTCGGGGGAAGCAAGGATGTCGACGAAGATACCAGGTTTAATGTCGACACTGGGAGAGGGAGCAGAGTTGCTTCTGCGGAAAGAGGAAATGTAAGATCGCCGCAGGGTTCGAGAGATGTTCTGAAGTCGCCTCCTTGTTCGAAGGACTCTGGTGGGGAGCAGTCTAGGAGTACTGACGTGAAGAAGAACGAAGAAGTGCACAGAGAGAGTGGCAGCAGCAGTGAGATGGAAGAAGGGGAACTGCAACCTGAAGCCGAAGGTACACCTGCACCTGAAGGGGATCCCAAACCTAAACAAAACCCCAATCCCGAACATGAAGAACCAGAAGCTGAAGCTGAACCTAAACCTGAATCTGAACCCAACCGAAATGCCGAAGCTCCAGGAGTGTGCACTGAGAATTGCAAGGAATTGGAGAATGCGCACGCTGTAAAGTCGGAGATGGATTTGGAGAAAGGAGGGAAATCATCAGCTGAAGAGAAGATAGAGCTCAAGGGTGAAGATGATTGCGATGGAAAACGGGAGGAAGAGACACAGGAGCCTGTGACAGAGACGGTTAAGGAAATTGATGAGGTTCCAGAATGTCTGGAGAACTCTAATAATGATACAAGCAAAGAAGCAACTGTGGCAGATAATGTaggtagagaaggagaaaatgCAAGGGAAGATTGTGAGTCTGTAGGCCCCTGTGGCCATATGCCAGAAGACCATGGTAGAGATATAGCAACCAAGGCTGAGGATGCTGAGAAACCATTGCCTTTGGAAGAGGAACGAGAAGAGGGCAAAGGTATTGATTTGGAAGCTGAGGTGAAGGACATCAATTTTCTCAATTCGAATAAAGAAGTTGCAAAAGAAAATGGAGCACCTAAGGTGACTTTGAACCTCATAACAGATAAGCCCACTCAAAATTTCAAGGATAAAGGAAAAAGTCTTGCTGTTTCTTCATATAATGAAGCAAATTCCATGGACGATGGTCTATTGATGGAAGCAGATGTAGTAGCCAGAAGAGATGATGCAATGGAAGGGCCGAGCTGTAGGGGTTTTGAGTTGTTCTCTAGTCCTCCTGCAACTAGACAGGAGAAGACGAACAATTCTGGTGCTAATAAGCAGAAGGATGAAATGCTTAAAATGGAGCCACTGGAGCTTTCTCTTGGCTTGCCAAATGTTTCATTAGAACTTCATTCCCATGATCCAAAGCCAGCTTCTGGTTCCCCCAGTCGTCAAAGGAGTGTTCAGTCTGTACCTTCCACATTTTGGACGGGCTCTGATGGATTTACCGCATCAATTTCCTTTTCTGGTTCCCAGCAATTCGTTCACAACCCCAGCTGCTCTCTCACACAGAATTCATTTGATAACTATGAACAATCAATTGGCAGTCATCCTATATTTCAGGGAGTTGATCAAATTTCTCATGGCTCCTGGCAGGGACAATTGTCAAATGAGTCTAAGCGCAAGGAGGTTCCCTTGTATCCAAGGATTTTACTAAATGGCACTGCATCTCAGTCGTCACAAGGCATTTTAAATCACAAGACTATGCAAGTTGAAGATCATCACAGGATTTCTGAGGGAACCTCTGGAGTACCTGTTGCCTTGGATTGCCAGTCAAGTCGGCCAAGACAGCTTACAGGTGTACCGTCAAGGAACCAAGATGAAATAAAATCGCCTGCACATAGTGTTGGCTCTCTTGAAGCTAGACCGGAGTATAGAAAGGACAAGAAACGCGAGAAAAGAGGTGGTAGTTTATTTCGCAGTAGTAGTCAGAAGGAGATAGAACAACTTGTTGTAGGTGGAACTGGTTTTGTTGAGAGGATTATTGCCATGATAATTTTGGAACCATTACAAGTAATGGCCAAGAGAATTCATGAAATGACAGAACAGTCCATAGCATGTTTAAAAGAGAGTGCTTGTGAGATGATAGTTAATGAAGATAAACATGGGCAGTTACGTACATATCAGGAAGCATTGCAGAGTAGATCTGACCTTACACTAGAGACGCTATCAAAGTGTAATCGAGCTCAGTTGGAGATCCTGGTGGCTTTTAAAACTGGTCTTCAAGATTTTCTCTACCGAGCCAAGGATTCTCCTCTTCCTGATTTAGCTGAGATATTTCTGAACTCGAAGTGCAGAAATCTTGCTTGCAGGAGTCCCCTGCCAGTGGATGAATGTGATTGCAAAGTTTGTGTACAGAAAAGTGGCTTCTGCAGTGCTTGTATGTGCCTTGTTTGTTCAAAGTTTGATATGGCATCCAATACCTGTAGTTGGGTTGGGTGTGATTTCTGCCTTCATTGGTGCCATACAAGTTGTGGCTTAAGAGAATATTATATCAGAAATGGGCATAGTGTCACTGGAGCTCAAGGAACAACTGAGATGCAGTTCCACTGTCTTGCTTGCAATCACCCTTCTGAGATGTTTGGCTTTGTGAAAGAAGTTTTCAAGACCTGTGCAAGGGAATGGAAAGCTGAGACTCTTTCTAAGGAACTTCAGTATgtgaagagaattttttctGCGAGTAATGATGTGCGAGGGAAACAACTTCATGATGCTGCTGAGAAGATGAGGGCAAGACTAGAACATGACAAATCCAATCTCTCGGAGGTTTATAATCAAATCATGGAGTTCCTGACTG ttgCAGAAACTGATTCCAGGTTTGGCAACATCTCTACTTCTGGAAAGGAACAACCCCATAGGAACCTAGAATTAAGCACTGGGGTCTTTGGGCCAAGCCAAGAAGCTATGTGGCTTGCATCTGTTTCAGCTGAAAAGACTACTCCACAACTAGAAAATGCCAGTAGTGGTGTTCCCAGCTTGGATTGGGATCGGGTAGGATGCTTGAATGACGATTCACAGTTGCAGAAGAGTGCAGAAAAGAAACCAGTCATCGATGAGCTGGAGAGCGTTGTGAGAATCAAACAGGCAGAGGCAAAAATGTTCCAAGTACGGGCAGATGATGCAAGAAGAGATGCTGAAGGCCTGAAACGTATTGCAATAGCTAAGAATGAAAAGATTGAAGAAGAATACAGGAGCCGAATCACAAAGTTACGTTTGGTTGAGTCTGAGGAAAGGCGCAGACAAAAGCTTGAAGAACTAGAGAGTCTTGAAAGAGCACATCGTGAGTATTTCAATATGAAAATGAGGATCGAAGCTGAAATTCGAGATCTGttgttaaaaatggaaactgcGCAAAGAAACCTCACTACTTGA
- the LOC122088930 gene encoding protein OBERON 4-like isoform X2 codes for MKRLRSYDEDLGSIGERGVCKDWGRRDQDSDRSHRRFYSKAENGRKGVSSSSGYDRSIDDDREVSRSFRKQLDHDSDGFERRKSFDRYRDRGDRGMSLSSPRNPYSGERIHRSESFSGSRREFPKGFRSERDRSRREESVSSWRRFGGSKDVDEDTRFNVDTGRGSRVASAERGNVRSPQGSRDVLKSPPCSKDSGGEQSRSTDVKKNEEVHRESGSSSEMEEGELQPEAEGTPAPEGDPKPKQNPNPEHEEPEAEAEPKPESEPNRNAEAPGVCTENCKELENAHAVKSEMDLEKGGKSSAEEKIELKGEDDCDGKREEETQEPVTETVKEIDEVPECLENSNNDTSKEATVADNVGREGENAREDCESVGPCGHMPEDHGRDIATKAEDAEKPLPLEEEREEGKGIDLEAEVKDINFLNSNKEVAKENGAPKVTLNLITDKPTQNFKDKGKSLAVSSYNEANSMDDGLLMEADVVARRDDAMEGPSCRGFELFSSPPATRQEKTNNSGANKQKDEMLKMEPLELSLGLPNVSLELHSHDPKPASGSPSRQRSVQSVPSTFWTGSDGFTASISFSGSQQFVHNPSCSLTQNSFDNYEQSIGSHPIFQGVDQISHGSWQGQLSNESKRKEVPLYPRILLNGTASQSSQGILNHKTMQVEDHHRISEGTSGVPVALDCQSSRPRQLTGVPSRNQDEIKSPAHSVGSLEARPEYRKDKKREKRGGSLFRSSSQKEIEQLVVGGTGFVERIIAMIILEPLQVMAKRIHEMTEQSIACLKESACEMIVNEDKHGQLRTYQEALQSRSDLTLETLSKCNRAQLEILVAFKTGLQDFLYRAKDSPLPDLAEIFLNSKCRNLACRSPLPVDECDCKVCVQKSGFCSACMCLVCSKFDMASNTCSWVGCDFCLHWCHTSCGLREYYIRNGHSVTGAQGTTEMQFHCLACNHPSEMFGFVKEVFKTCAREWKAETLSKELQYVKRIFSASNDVRGKQLHDAAEKMRARLEHDKSNLSEVYNQIMEFLTETDSRFGNISTSGKEQPHRNLELSTGVFGPSQEAMWLASVSAEKTTPQLENASSGVPSLDWDRVGCLNDDSQLQKSAEKKPVIDELESVVRIKQAEAKMFQVRADDARRDAEGLKRIAIAKNEKIEEEYRSRITKLRLVESEERRRQKLEELESLERAHREYFNMKMRIEAEIRDLLLKMETAQRNLTT; via the exons ATGAAAAGGTTGAGATCTTATGATGAGGATCTCGGTTCGATTGGAGAGAGAGGGGTTTGCAAAGATTGGGGTCGAAGGGATCAAGACTCGGACCGTTCACATCGGCGATTTTATTCGAAAGCTGAAAATGGTCGGAAAGGTGTATCTTCTTCGTCTGGGTATGATCGATCCATAGACGATGATCGTGAGGTTTCCAGATCATTTCGGAAGCAATTGGATCATGATTCTGATGGTTTTGAGAGGAGGAAGAGCTTTGATCGTTATCGGGATCGCGGTGATAGGGGTATGTCACTTTCGTCGCCTCGGAATCCCTATAGTGGTGAGAGGATTCATCGGTCGGAGAGCTTCTCTGGCTCTAGGCGGGAGTTCCCAAAGGGGTTTAGGTCAGAGAGGGATCGGTCACGGCGTGAAGAGAGTGTTTCATCGTGGCGGAGGTTCGGGGGAAGCAAGGATGTCGACGAAGATACCAGGTTTAATGTCGACACTGGGAGAGGGAGCAGAGTTGCTTCTGCGGAAAGAGGAAATGTAAGATCGCCGCAGGGTTCGAGAGATGTTCTGAAGTCGCCTCCTTGTTCGAAGGACTCTGGTGGGGAGCAGTCTAGGAGTACTGACGTGAAGAAGAACGAAGAAGTGCACAGAGAGAGTGGCAGCAGCAGTGAGATGGAAGAAGGGGAACTGCAACCTGAAGCCGAAGGTACACCTGCACCTGAAGGGGATCCCAAACCTAAACAAAACCCCAATCCCGAACATGAAGAACCAGAAGCTGAAGCTGAACCTAAACCTGAATCTGAACCCAACCGAAATGCCGAAGCTCCAGGAGTGTGCACTGAGAATTGCAAGGAATTGGAGAATGCGCACGCTGTAAAGTCGGAGATGGATTTGGAGAAAGGAGGGAAATCATCAGCTGAAGAGAAGATAGAGCTCAAGGGTGAAGATGATTGCGATGGAAAACGGGAGGAAGAGACACAGGAGCCTGTGACAGAGACGGTTAAGGAAATTGATGAGGTTCCAGAATGTCTGGAGAACTCTAATAATGATACAAGCAAAGAAGCAACTGTGGCAGATAATGTaggtagagaaggagaaaatgCAAGGGAAGATTGTGAGTCTGTAGGCCCCTGTGGCCATATGCCAGAAGACCATGGTAGAGATATAGCAACCAAGGCTGAGGATGCTGAGAAACCATTGCCTTTGGAAGAGGAACGAGAAGAGGGCAAAGGTATTGATTTGGAAGCTGAGGTGAAGGACATCAATTTTCTCAATTCGAATAAAGAAGTTGCAAAAGAAAATGGAGCACCTAAGGTGACTTTGAACCTCATAACAGATAAGCCCACTCAAAATTTCAAGGATAAAGGAAAAAGTCTTGCTGTTTCTTCATATAATGAAGCAAATTCCATGGACGATGGTCTATTGATGGAAGCAGATGTAGTAGCCAGAAGAGATGATGCAATGGAAGGGCCGAGCTGTAGGGGTTTTGAGTTGTTCTCTAGTCCTCCTGCAACTAGACAGGAGAAGACGAACAATTCTGGTGCTAATAAGCAGAAGGATGAAATGCTTAAAATGGAGCCACTGGAGCTTTCTCTTGGCTTGCCAAATGTTTCATTAGAACTTCATTCCCATGATCCAAAGCCAGCTTCTGGTTCCCCCAGTCGTCAAAGGAGTGTTCAGTCTGTACCTTCCACATTTTGGACGGGCTCTGATGGATTTACCGCATCAATTTCCTTTTCTGGTTCCCAGCAATTCGTTCACAACCCCAGCTGCTCTCTCACACAGAATTCATTTGATAACTATGAACAATCAATTGGCAGTCATCCTATATTTCAGGGAGTTGATCAAATTTCTCATGGCTCCTGGCAGGGACAATTGTCAAATGAGTCTAAGCGCAAGGAGGTTCCCTTGTATCCAAGGATTTTACTAAATGGCACTGCATCTCAGTCGTCACAAGGCATTTTAAATCACAAGACTATGCAAGTTGAAGATCATCACAGGATTTCTGAGGGAACCTCTGGAGTACCTGTTGCCTTGGATTGCCAGTCAAGTCGGCCAAGACAGCTTACAGGTGTACCGTCAAGGAACCAAGATGAAATAAAATCGCCTGCACATAGTGTTGGCTCTCTTGAAGCTAGACCGGAGTATAGAAAGGACAAGAAACGCGAGAAAAGAGGTGGTAGTTTATTTCGCAGTAGTAGTCAGAAGGAGATAGAACAACTTGTTGTAGGTGGAACTGGTTTTGTTGAGAGGATTATTGCCATGATAATTTTGGAACCATTACAAGTAATGGCCAAGAGAATTCATGAAATGACAGAACAGTCCATAGCATGTTTAAAAGAGAGTGCTTGTGAGATGATAGTTAATGAAGATAAACATGGGCAGTTACGTACATATCAGGAAGCATTGCAGAGTAGATCTGACCTTACACTAGAGACGCTATCAAAGTGTAATCGAGCTCAGTTGGAGATCCTGGTGGCTTTTAAAACTGGTCTTCAAGATTTTCTCTACCGAGCCAAGGATTCTCCTCTTCCTGATTTAGCTGAGATATTTCTGAACTCGAAGTGCAGAAATCTTGCTTGCAGGAGTCCCCTGCCAGTGGATGAATGTGATTGCAAAGTTTGTGTACAGAAAAGTGGCTTCTGCAGTGCTTGTATGTGCCTTGTTTGTTCAAAGTTTGATATGGCATCCAATACCTGTAGTTGGGTTGGGTGTGATTTCTGCCTTCATTGGTGCCATACAAGTTGTGGCTTAAGAGAATATTATATCAGAAATGGGCATAGTGTCACTGGAGCTCAAGGAACAACTGAGATGCAGTTCCACTGTCTTGCTTGCAATCACCCTTCTGAGATGTTTGGCTTTGTGAAAGAAGTTTTCAAGACCTGTGCAAGGGAATGGAAAGCTGAGACTCTTTCTAAGGAACTTCAGTATgtgaagagaattttttctGCGAGTAATGATGTGCGAGGGAAACAACTTCATGATGCTGCTGAGAAGATGAGGGCAAGACTAGAACATGACAAATCCAATCTCTCGGAGGTTTATAATCAAATCATGGAGTTCCTGACTG AAACTGATTCCAGGTTTGGCAACATCTCTACTTCTGGAAAGGAACAACCCCATAGGAACCTAGAATTAAGCACTGGGGTCTTTGGGCCAAGCCAAGAAGCTATGTGGCTTGCATCTGTTTCAGCTGAAAAGACTACTCCACAACTAGAAAATGCCAGTAGTGGTGTTCCCAGCTTGGATTGGGATCGGGTAGGATGCTTGAATGACGATTCACAGTTGCAGAAGAGTGCAGAAAAGAAACCAGTCATCGATGAGCTGGAGAGCGTTGTGAGAATCAAACAGGCAGAGGCAAAAATGTTCCAAGTACGGGCAGATGATGCAAGAAGAGATGCTGAAGGCCTGAAACGTATTGCAATAGCTAAGAATGAAAAGATTGAAGAAGAATACAGGAGCCGAATCACAAAGTTACGTTTGGTTGAGTCTGAGGAAAGGCGCAGACAAAAGCTTGAAGAACTAGAGAGTCTTGAAAGAGCACATCGTGAGTATTTCAATATGAAAATGAGGATCGAAGCTGAAATTCGAGATCTGttgttaaaaatggaaactgcGCAAAGAAACCTCACTACTTGA